A portion of the Mesobacillus sp. AQ2 genome contains these proteins:
- a CDS encoding thioesterase family protein, producing MKKMEYIDEIVSWEKEFDFFYQVKVRFSETDMFGHLNNTVPFTYFEQARIEYFKSQGFMQDWVKPENKTIPVVADLQCDYLSQIFFDEDLRIFVKANSVGNSSVDLHYMAKKADGSICLTGRGTIVQISKKTGKGEPWTEEMRELFLKSKKSTVQ from the coding sequence ATGAAGAAGATGGAATATATTGATGAGATTGTCAGCTGGGAAAAGGAATTTGATTTTTTTTACCAGGTGAAAGTGCGCTTTTCTGAAACAGATATGTTCGGACATTTAAATAACACCGTTCCGTTTACATATTTTGAACAGGCGAGGATTGAATATTTCAAGAGTCAGGGATTCATGCAGGATTGGGTAAAGCCGGAAAACAAAACAATCCCGGTTGTAGCAGATCTGCAATGCGATTATTTAAGCCAGATCTTTTTTGATGAAGACCTGAGGATTTTTGTCAAGGCCAACTCAGTCGGCAATTCCTCGGTAGACCTTCATTATATGGCAAAGAAAGCCGATGGTTCCATTTGCCTTACTGGCAGGGGGACGATTGTCCAGATTTCCAAGAAAACAGGCAAGGGCGAACCCTGGACAGAAGAAATGAGGGAGCTATTTTTAAAAAGCAAAAAATCCACCGTTCAATAA
- a CDS encoding DUF6359 domain-containing protein translates to MGKIRQKLFSLLTAVILVISIGMPFTGQTSAEGILTVQQAIENNSGTGTVEGYIVAHTTGTNSYDFEAPFKDDYNFALADSPDEKDASKILPVQIKTTFRAEFGLMSNPDLIGKKVQVTGSLEAYFTVPGLKSPTAMQFADGSGGNPGDPGEPEPPAVTNLKIHDIQGEGHISPYKDQNVAGVTGVVTKIEGNSAFFMQEPQGDGNPNTSEAIYVYKKSHGLAVGDLVKVDGLVKEWVLDGYGDKLQTDLAMTEINATAVTKLASGTELPEPVIIDQDRMQPTRVIDNDQFGVFDPEEDGIDFYESLEGMRIGVESPQVIGPQKYGEVPVIANQVEGKVYSPQGGILLTKESSNPERLFLLINRDFIAKAGDRFDGLVTGVVSYSFSNFKILVDQETLPELNEAEFVEDYSELEAGKDQLTIASYNIENFSAETDAAKTKRIAGSIIQNLNSPDIIGLVEVQDNDGQTASGSADASQSYQTLIDEIAAQGGPVYKWTDIAPEYNQDGGAPGGNIRVGYLFNPERVQLKDAPKGTSTEAVAYENGDLTLNPGRIDPQNSIFEDTRKPLAAEFEFKGDDVVVIANHFNSKGGDDPIFGKTQPPVLDSEVKRIEIARLLNEFVAGIHAQDPEANVVVLGDLNDFEFSNPIDALENGQLTNMIETLPSGERFTYNYQGNSQVLDHILVSNHLAGSSVADIVNINSLYMEEHGRASDHDPVLVQIDFGQNQCPEQSGNPAKDKVMDNNGKHLGHDKKAKACGYRSAG, encoded by the coding sequence GTGGGGAAGATTCGACAGAAACTTTTTTCATTGCTGACAGCTGTTATTTTGGTGATCAGTATTGGTATGCCCTTTACAGGCCAAACATCTGCAGAAGGCATACTGACTGTCCAGCAGGCAATAGAAAATAATAGCGGTACCGGAACGGTTGAAGGATACATAGTTGCCCATACAACAGGAACTAATTCGTATGATTTTGAAGCTCCTTTCAAAGATGATTACAACTTTGCGCTTGCAGACAGCCCCGATGAAAAAGATGCATCAAAGATCCTGCCAGTCCAGATTAAGACTACTTTCAGGGCTGAATTTGGTTTAATGTCAAATCCGGATCTCATCGGTAAAAAAGTTCAGGTTACAGGCTCTCTCGAAGCTTATTTCACTGTACCTGGCCTCAAATCCCCAACAGCGATGCAATTTGCAGATGGCAGCGGCGGGAACCCTGGTGACCCAGGAGAACCTGAGCCCCCGGCTGTTACTAATTTAAAAATCCATGATATTCAGGGTGAAGGTCATATCTCTCCATATAAGGACCAGAATGTTGCCGGTGTAACAGGTGTCGTGACAAAAATAGAGGGTAATAGCGCCTTCTTTATGCAGGAACCACAAGGAGATGGGAACCCTAATACTTCTGAAGCTATCTACGTATACAAAAAATCTCATGGGCTTGCTGTGGGTGATTTGGTAAAAGTGGATGGACTCGTTAAGGAATGGGTTCTTGATGGGTACGGCGATAAGCTGCAAACGGATCTGGCGATGACTGAAATCAATGCGACTGCCGTAACAAAGCTGGCTTCAGGCACGGAGCTCCCCGAGCCGGTCATCATTGATCAAGATAGAATGCAGCCAACCAGGGTCATTGACAATGATCAGTTTGGTGTTTTTGATCCAGAAGAAGATGGGATCGATTTTTATGAAAGTCTTGAAGGCATGAGGATCGGGGTTGAAAGTCCCCAGGTAATCGGCCCTCAAAAGTATGGCGAAGTACCTGTCATCGCCAATCAGGTTGAAGGGAAGGTATATAGCCCTCAAGGCGGAATTTTGCTGACGAAGGAAAGCAGCAACCCTGAAAGATTGTTCCTGCTGATCAATCGAGACTTTATCGCAAAGGCAGGAGACCGTTTTGATGGATTGGTCACAGGTGTTGTAAGTTATAGCTTCTCCAATTTTAAGATATTGGTGGACCAGGAAACTCTGCCTGAGTTAAATGAAGCTGAATTTGTAGAAGATTATTCGGAGTTGGAAGCGGGAAAAGATCAACTGACAATCGCCAGCTATAATATTGAAAACTTCTCCGCTGAAACTGACGCAGCTAAGACAAAAAGAATTGCTGGTTCAATCATCCAAAATTTGAACTCGCCTGATATCATTGGATTGGTAGAAGTTCAGGATAATGACGGCCAGACAGCTAGCGGATCCGCAGATGCATCCCAGAGTTACCAGACACTGATCGATGAAATCGCGGCGCAGGGCGGGCCTGTATACAAGTGGACGGATATTGCTCCTGAATACAATCAGGACGGAGGGGCACCAGGCGGAAATATACGTGTCGGATACTTATTTAACCCGGAACGAGTGCAATTGAAAGATGCCCCTAAAGGCACTTCGACAGAAGCAGTTGCCTATGAGAATGGGGATCTGACATTGAACCCAGGAAGAATCGATCCGCAGAATTCTATTTTTGAAGACACTAGAAAACCACTGGCAGCAGAGTTTGAGTTCAAAGGGGATGATGTGGTTGTCATTGCCAACCATTTTAACTCTAAAGGCGGAGATGACCCAATATTCGGCAAAACGCAGCCGCCAGTACTTGATAGTGAAGTGAAAAGAATCGAGATTGCCAGATTGCTGAATGAATTTGTGGCGGGGATACACGCTCAAGATCCTGAAGCAAATGTAGTCGTACTTGGTGATCTGAACGACTTCGAATTTTCAAATCCAATTGATGCCCTTGAAAACGGTCAACTAACCAATATGATTGAAACATTGCCATCTGGGGAAAGGTTCACGTACAATTATCAAGGGAATTCACAGGTGCTGGACCATATTCTCGTATCCAACCACCTTGCAGGCAGCAGTGTTGCTGATATCGTCAATATCAATTCTTTGTATATGGAAGAACATGGACGTGCAAGCGACCATGATCCAGTATTGGTACAAATCGATTTTGGACAGAATCAGTGTCCGGAACAAAGTGGTAACCCTGCGAAAGACAAGGTAATGGATAATAACGGAAAACACTTGGGACACGATAAAAAAGCAAAGGCTTGCGGGTATAGAAGCGCAGGCTAA
- a CDS encoding class D sortase, producing MKLTKLLAIVIVISGILVLGIGLFQLWDMKRQEQASLKAARELVKEDRKSVKNEEFKPETGETSGLLLIPKIEAELPIVEGTEPDDLEKGVGHFKDSFYPDENGQIVLSGHRDTVFRKAGDLKVGDLLTVKMPYGDYSYEIVSTKIVSADDTSIITLQNNEEELVLTTCYPFSYVGDAPDRYIIYAKRIAEGN from the coding sequence ATGAAACTAACAAAATTGTTGGCTATTGTAATTGTCATCAGTGGAATCTTGGTTCTCGGAATTGGTTTGTTCCAATTATGGGATATGAAGCGCCAGGAGCAGGCTTCGCTAAAAGCTGCCAGAGAATTGGTTAAAGAAGATCGAAAGTCCGTGAAAAATGAAGAATTTAAGCCGGAAACAGGTGAGACATCAGGCCTGCTATTAATCCCAAAAATTGAAGCAGAACTGCCGATTGTAGAAGGAACGGAACCGGATGATCTTGAAAAAGGTGTAGGCCATTTTAAAGACTCTTTTTATCCTGATGAAAATGGTCAAATCGTGCTTTCGGGTCATCGTGATACTGTTTTCCGAAAAGCAGGTGATTTGAAAGTGGGGGATCTTTTGACAGTGAAAATGCCGTACGGAGATTATTCATACGAGATCGTCAGCACAAAAATTGTCAGCGCAGATGATACCAGCATCATAACACTTCAGAATAATGAAGAAGAACTCGTGCTGACAACTTGCTACCCTTTCAGTTATGTTGGGGATGCTCCTGACCGGTATATTATCTATGCCAAGAGAATAGCAGAAGGTAATTAA
- the sdhB gene encoding succinate dehydrogenase iron-sulfur subunit — MSEKKTVRFIISRQETPDSAPYQEEFELEYRPNMNVISSLMEIRRNPVNAKGEATTPIAWDMNCLEEVCGACSMVINGRPRQSCSALVDQLEQPIRLEPMRTFPVVRDLQVDRSRMFDSLKRVKAWIPIDGTYDLGPGPRMPEKKRQWAYELSKCMTCGVCLEACPNVNSKSDFIGPQSLSQVRLFNAHPTGALNKGERLETIMGDGGLANCGNSQNCVQSCPKGIPLTTSIAALNRDTTFQSFKNFFGSDQV; from the coding sequence ATGTCAGAGAAAAAGACTGTCCGTTTTATCATCAGCCGCCAGGAGACTCCTGATTCAGCCCCTTATCAGGAAGAGTTTGAACTTGAGTATCGTCCAAATATGAATGTCATTTCCTCATTGATGGAAATTCGCCGTAACCCGGTTAATGCTAAAGGTGAGGCGACAACACCAATTGCCTGGGATATGAACTGTCTTGAAGAGGTATGTGGTGCATGTTCGATGGTCATCAATGGCCGTCCGCGCCAGTCTTGTTCAGCGCTGGTTGACCAGCTTGAGCAGCCAATCAGACTTGAGCCAATGAGAACATTCCCGGTTGTCCGTGACCTTCAGGTTGACCGCAGCCGCATGTTTGACTCGTTGAAGCGGGTAAAGGCATGGATTCCAATCGATGGAACGTATGATCTTGGACCAGGACCTCGTATGCCGGAGAAAAAGCGTCAATGGGCATATGAACTTTCGAAATGTATGACTTGCGGTGTCTGCTTAGAGGCTTGCCCTAATGTAAACAGCAAATCAGACTTCATTGGTCCACAGTCATTATCACAGGTTCGTCTGTTCAACGCTCATCCAACTGGAGCATTGAACAAAGGCGAGCGCCTTGAAACCATCATGGGAGACGGTGGACTTGCAAACTGCGGTAACTCCCAGAACTGTGTCCAGTCCTGCCCTAAAGGCATTCCATTGACGACATCAATTGCTGCCTTGAACCGTGATACAACATTCCAATCTTTCAAGAACTTCTTCGGAAGCGACCAGGTGTAA
- the sdhA gene encoding succinate dehydrogenase flavoprotein subunit has translation MSKGKVIIVGGGLAGLMATIKVAETGTPVELFSLVPVKRSHSVCAQGGINGAVNTKGEGDSPWVHFDDTIYGGDFLANQPPVKAMAEAAPGIIHLLDRMGVMFNRTPEGLLDFRRFGGTQHHRTAFAGATTGQQLLYALDEQVRRHEVAGLVTKYEGWEFLGIVKDEEGVCRGVVAQNLTSMEIKSFASDAVIMATGGPGIIFGKTTNSVINTGSAAAIVYQQGGYYANGEFIQIHPTAIPGDDKLRLMSESARGEGGRVWTYKDGKPWYFLEEKYPAYGNLVPRDIATREIFDVCVSQKLGINGENMVYLDLSHKDPKELDIKLGGIIEIYEKFMGDDPRKVPMKIFPAVHYSMGGLWVDYDQMTNIPGLFAAGEVDYSQHGANRLGANSLLSAIYGGMVAGPNAIRYINGLEKSSDAVSSALFDDAIKMEQEKWNNVMSLDGTENAYVLHKELGEWMTDNVTVVRYNDRLKKTDDKIVELMERYKNININDTAKWSNQGAVFTRQLQNMLQLARVITIGAYNRNESRGAHYKPEFPDRNDDEFLKTTMAKFVDANSAPAFHYEDVDVSLIKPRKRDYSKKKGE, from the coding sequence ATGAGTAAAGGTAAGGTTATCATAGTCGGCGGCGGTTTGGCTGGCTTAATGGCTACTATAAAAGTTGCAGAAACAGGAACTCCTGTTGAACTGTTTTCTCTTGTGCCGGTAAAACGTTCCCACTCTGTTTGTGCACAGGGCGGAATCAACGGTGCAGTAAATACAAAGGGTGAAGGTGACTCTCCATGGGTGCACTTCGATGATACAATCTACGGCGGTGACTTCCTTGCGAATCAGCCTCCTGTAAAAGCAATGGCTGAAGCAGCACCGGGAATCATCCATCTTCTTGATCGTATGGGTGTAATGTTCAACCGTACACCTGAAGGATTGCTGGACTTCCGCCGTTTCGGAGGTACACAGCATCACCGTACAGCTTTCGCTGGTGCGACAACAGGCCAGCAGCTATTATACGCTTTGGATGAGCAGGTTCGCCGCCATGAAGTGGCTGGTTTGGTTACCAAGTACGAAGGATGGGAATTCCTCGGAATAGTTAAGGATGAGGAAGGTGTGTGCCGCGGAGTTGTAGCACAGAACCTGACTTCAATGGAAATCAAATCATTTGCTTCAGATGCCGTAATCATGGCAACTGGAGGCCCTGGCATTATTTTCGGTAAAACGACTAACTCGGTTATCAATACTGGTTCAGCAGCTGCGATCGTATACCAGCAGGGTGGTTATTATGCAAACGGTGAATTCATCCAGATTCACCCAACGGCAATTCCTGGCGATGACAAACTTCGTCTGATGAGTGAATCTGCCCGCGGTGAGGGTGGACGAGTATGGACTTACAAAGATGGTAAGCCATGGTACTTCCTTGAAGAGAAGTATCCTGCTTATGGCAACCTTGTACCGCGTGATATCGCTACACGTGAAATCTTTGACGTGTGTGTAAGCCAGAAGCTTGGCATCAACGGCGAAAACATGGTTTACCTTGACCTATCACACAAGGATCCTAAAGAGCTTGATATCAAGCTTGGCGGAATCATTGAGATCTATGAAAAATTCATGGGTGATGACCCAAGAAAAGTTCCGATGAAAATCTTCCCTGCTGTTCACTATTCCATGGGCGGACTGTGGGTTGATTATGATCAGATGACCAATATTCCTGGCCTGTTTGCTGCCGGTGAAGTTGATTACTCACAGCACGGTGCAAACCGTCTTGGCGCCAACTCATTATTGTCCGCAATTTACGGCGGAATGGTGGCAGGACCGAATGCAATCCGCTACATCAACGGGCTTGAAAAGAGCTCAGATGCTGTTTCATCAGCTCTGTTTGATGATGCAATCAAGATGGAACAGGAAAAGTGGAACAATGTTATGTCATTGGATGGAACTGAAAATGCATACGTCCTTCACAAAGAGCTTGGCGAATGGATGACAGACAATGTCACAGTTGTCCGCTACAATGACAGACTGAAGAAAACCGATGATAAAATCGTTGAACTGATGGAGCGTTACAAAAATATCAATATCAACGATACTGCAAAATGGAGCAACCAGGGTGCGGTGTTCACACGCCAGCTTCAAAACATGCTTCAGCTTGCACGTGTTATCACAATCGGTGCCTATAACCGTAATGAAAGCCGCGGAGCACACTATAAGCCAGAGTTCCCTGACCGTAATGATGACGAGTTCTTGAAGACGACTATGGCTAAGTTTGTTGATGCAAATTCAGCACCGGCTTTCCATTATGAAGATGTTGACGTTTCCTTAATCAAACCGCGTAAGCGCGATTATTCCAAGAAGAAAGGGGAGTAA
- a CDS encoding succinate dehydrogenase cytochrome b558 subunit, which produces MAGRQEFYWRRLHSLLGVIPVGLFLTQHLVVNHFATGGEESFNNAAHFMEQLPFRYFLEVFIIFLPLLFHAIYGLYIAFTAKNNIGQYGYFRNWMFMLQRVSGVITLIFVAWHVWETRIAAAFGAAVNFQMMETILSSPFMLWFYLIGIISTTFHFANGLWSFFVSWGITVTPRSQVISTYVTIGVFIALSIVGVRAILAFV; this is translated from the coding sequence ATGGCAGGTAGACAAGAGTTTTATTGGCGGAGGCTGCATTCATTGCTGGGTGTAATTCCGGTAGGTCTTTTCCTCACGCAGCACCTTGTAGTCAACCACTTTGCTACTGGGGGAGAGGAATCATTCAACAATGCAGCACATTTCATGGAGCAGTTGCCTTTCAGGTATTTTCTAGAAGTTTTCATTATCTTCTTACCATTATTATTCCATGCTATTTACGGTCTTTATATTGCTTTTACAGCTAAAAACAATATAGGCCAATATGGCTATTTCAGAAACTGGATGTTCATGCTTCAGCGTGTGTCCGGGGTGATCACTTTAATCTTCGTTGCATGGCATGTGTGGGAAACTCGTATTGCTGCGGCTTTCGGTGCTGCTGTTAACTTCCAGATGATGGAGACAATTCTTTCAAGTCCATTCATGCTATGGTTCTACTTGATTGGTATCATTTCTACTACTTTCCACTTTGCTAACGGATTATGGTCATTCTTCGTAAGCTGGGGCATCACTGTTACACCGCGTTCTCAAGTGATTTCCACTTATGTCACAATCGGTGTATTCATTGCGCTTTCCATCGTTGGTGTCCGTGCGATCCTGGCATTTGTATAA
- a CDS encoding YslB family protein, which yields MSEITTSEPKTESEPLAVSAFGYELIREELLNELLGKDTPEILYWAGKRLARKHLLSNLEETIQFFQDAGWGRLTIKEESRREILLELSSELISSRLKKNPNTKFQLEAGFIAQQMEHQKKFTAEAFEHPNKKASKVQFTIKWDKTDIIE from the coding sequence ATGAGCGAAATAACAACTTCAGAGCCAAAAACCGAAAGCGAGCCACTCGCTGTCAGCGCTTTCGGATATGAATTGATCAGGGAAGAATTATTGAACGAACTGCTTGGCAAAGATACTCCAGAAATCCTTTACTGGGCCGGTAAACGCCTCGCCCGCAAACATCTTTTGTCCAACTTGGAGGAGACCATCCAGTTTTTCCAGGACGCCGGCTGGGGCCGTCTCACCATCAAAGAAGAATCCAGAAGAGAAATACTGCTGGAACTCAGCAGTGAACTGATTTCCTCCCGACTGAAAAAAAACCCAAATACCAAATTCCAGCTGGAAGCCGGTTTCATCGCCCAGCAAATGGAACACCAGAAAAAATTTACAGCAGAAGCATTCGAGCACCCCAATAAGAAAGCATCAAAAGTCCAGTTTACAATCAAGTGGGATAAGACTGATATTATTGAGTAA